Part of the Novosphingobium sp. KA1 genome is shown below.
GCCCCGGACAGTGGGTGGTCTGCTCGGGCGTGGGCGGCCTCGGCCACGTCGCGGTGCAATATGCCAAGGCCATGGGCCTCAACGTGATCGGCATCGACATCGGCGAATCGAAGCTCAAGCTCGCCCGTGAACTCGGCGCCGAACTCGCCTTCGACGCCACCGATCCCGATCTGGTCGCCAAGGTCCAGAAGGAAACCGGCGGCGGCGCGCATGGCGTGATCGTCACCGCCGTCTCGCGCGCTGCCTTCTCGCAAGCCATCGCCTGCGCCCGCCGCCGCGCGACCGTCAGCCTGATCGGCCTGCCCCCGGGCGACTTCCCGACCCCGATCTTCGACGTCGTGCTCAAGCGTATCACCATTCGCGGCTCGATCGTCGGTACCCGCTACGATCTCGACGAGGCCATCGCCTTTGCCGCACAAGGCAAGGTCAAGGCCAAGGTCGCCGCACGGCCGCTCGAAGAGGTCAACGAAGTGCTCGACGACCTGCGTCATGGCCGCATCGACGGCCGCGTCGCCCTTACCCTCTGAGGTCAGCCTGCTGAAAGTCGAAGGGCGCAGAGGCCGGTCCCTTGCGCCCTTCGACTTTCCTGAACCCCGCCCGTATCGCCCCTAACCGCCCCCCACCGCTTGCACGCGCGTCCCCGAGCGCCTAGCTGCACCCCATGGGAACGGTGCTTTCCACTTTCCTGCGCTTCCGCCTCTGGGCGATGCTCCTGCTGGCGGCCATCGCGCTGCAGGCGGGAGAGCCGATTCGCGCGCCGCTTGAACGCCAGCAAGGTTCGGCCTTCAGCGCCGCGACCATCGACCTTGCCCTTGCCGCGCAGCGCCGCACGGACGCTGCGACCGCACAGGCCCTGCCGCTCCCCTCACTGCCGCCCTCCCCCGCGATCGCACCGGCCATGCCCCGGCTCGCATCGCTGGCCCCGGCCAGAGCCCCGCGCCTCCGCCCGGAAGCCCGAGGACCGCCC
Proteins encoded:
- a CDS encoding zinc-dependent alcohol dehydrogenase gives rise to the protein MQTMRAAVAREYGAPLTIEQVPIPTPGPGEVLVKVVASGVCHTDLHAIDGDWPVKAPLPLIPGHEGVGHVVALGAGVTDLKEGDAVGVPWLHHACRECEYCETGWETLCEKQANTGYSVNGGYAEYVIAAAPFVGRLPADVDFVSMAPILCAGVTVYKGLKETEARPGQWVVCSGVGGLGHVAVQYAKAMGLNVIGIDIGESKLKLARELGAELAFDATDPDLVAKVQKETGGGAHGVIVTAVSRAAFSQAIACARRRATVSLIGLPPGDFPTPIFDVVLKRITIRGSIVGTRYDLDEAIAFAAQGKVKAKVAARPLEEVNEVLDDLRHGRIDGRVALTL